A window of Microcystis aeruginosa FD4 contains these coding sequences:
- a CDS encoding metallophosphoesterase family protein: MSSRRIIIGDVHGQYDALLQLMEAIAPQEKEPVYFLGDLIDRGPNSAEVVEFVRQHRYRCLLGNHEQMLLEVLGSQGLMGEMLPAWLYSGGQATLVSYNHKIPQDHIDWLKKLPLYLDLGDIWLVHAGVHPDLPLEEQDATHFCWIRDQFHSMPEPFFGDKLIITGHTITFTFPEVSPGQLVAGAGWLDIDTGAYHPYSNWLTGLDITNRLVYQVNTKDKTLRKFDLEDIITSINPDEVYNKRLQPTP; the protein is encoded by the coding sequence ATGTCCTCCCGTCGAATCATCATCGGTGACGTTCACGGTCAATACGATGCTCTTTTGCAGCTAATGGAAGCAATCGCACCTCAAGAAAAGGAACCGGTTTATTTCTTGGGCGATTTAATCGATCGTGGTCCCAATAGCGCCGAAGTGGTCGAATTCGTTCGTCAACACCGCTATCGTTGTCTATTGGGCAATCATGAACAGATGCTGCTAGAAGTGTTGGGCAGCCAAGGACTGATGGGGGAAATGTTGCCGGCTTGGCTTTATAGCGGCGGTCAAGCTACTCTCGTGAGCTATAACCACAAAATACCGCAAGATCACATCGATTGGCTGAAAAAATTGCCTCTTTACCTCGATTTAGGCGATATTTGGCTGGTTCATGCCGGGGTTCATCCCGATTTGCCCCTCGAAGAACAAGATGCCACTCATTTTTGTTGGATCCGCGATCAATTCCACAGTATGCCAGAACCTTTTTTTGGCGATAAATTAATTATCACTGGCCACACGATTACTTTTACTTTTCCGGAGGTAAGTCCGGGGCAATTAGTCGCCGGTGCCGGTTGGTTAGATATCGACACGGGAGCTTATCATCCCTATAGTAATTGGTTAACCGGATTAGATATCACTAATCGTTTGGTTTATCAGGTCAATACCAAAGATAAAACCCTGCGAAAATTCGATTTAGAAGATATAATCACTTCAATTAATCCCGACGAAGTTTATAATAAAAGACTGCAGCCCACCCCTTAA
- the mutS gene encoding DNA mismatch repair protein MutS — translation MTLPSDFPLEPPATNKEPHRDYRGLDRGKLTPMYQHYVEVKETYPNALLLYRVGDFFECFFQDAVIISRELELVLTSKEGGKGIGRVAMTGVPHHALERYSRLLVEKGYAVAICDQVEDSTEAAAEKRLVERAITKLLTPGTLTDEGMLNAKKNNFLAAVVITGENWGLAYADISTGEFYTSQASDLTALSLELTRLQPSEILFPINAPDLNRILRPGEKSDHLPPCLPDSFCYSLRPQTIFTLTEAKNRLLITYKMRSLEGMGCEHLPLAIRAAGGLLEYIEDTQKANQVPLQPLKTYSVSEFLILDGQTRRNLEITQTVRDGSFYGSLLWAIDRTCTAMGSRALRRWLLQPLLDSRGIRARQDTIQELKDNPSLRQDIRQKLREIYDIERLSGRVGAGTANARDLLSLAASLVKLADLAALVASGNSPYLKALQQIPADLEKLGQQVIAHLVESPPLHLKEGGVIREGIDAQLDALRRDYQEVIDWFKNLETTEKERTGISNLKVNYNKTFGYYISLPRSKADFAPKDYVRKQTLVNEERYITTELKEKENIILTAVDELNKLEYEIFSDLRRQVAEFSPEIREVATKVAALDVLAALAEIAVYQGYCRPEIADGRLIDIKDGRHPVVEQSLGAGFFVPNSINLGNQEGLEYPDLIILTGPNASGKSCYLRQVGLIQLLAQTGSFVPAKSAKISICDRIFTRVGAVDDLATGQSTFMVEMNETANILNHATERSLVLLDEIGRGTATFDGLSIAWSVAEYLATVLQSRTIFATHYHELNELASILENVANYQVTVKELPHEIVFLHQVRPGGADKSYGIEAGRLAGLPASVIDRAMQVMGQIEKHSKIAIGLRQGIKKIKPVKSDNSPSLQQLDIFDDSK, via the coding sequence ATGACTCTCCCCTCGGATTTTCCCCTAGAACCACCGGCTACCAATAAGGAGCCCCATCGTGATTATCGCGGACTCGATCGCGGTAAACTCACCCCCATGTACCAGCATTATGTGGAGGTAAAAGAAACCTATCCCAATGCCCTTTTACTCTATCGTGTGGGCGATTTTTTCGAGTGTTTCTTTCAGGATGCGGTGATTATCTCCAGAGAATTAGAATTAGTTCTTACCAGCAAGGAAGGAGGTAAAGGTATTGGGAGAGTGGCCATGACTGGGGTTCCCCACCACGCCCTAGAGCGCTATAGTCGTTTATTGGTAGAAAAAGGCTATGCGGTGGCGATTTGTGACCAAGTAGAGGATTCAACGGAAGCAGCCGCCGAAAAACGGCTAGTAGAACGCGCTATCACCAAACTGCTCACCCCCGGAACCCTCACCGATGAGGGAATGTTAAACGCAAAAAAGAATAATTTTCTGGCTGCTGTGGTGATTACCGGAGAAAATTGGGGATTAGCATATGCAGACATCTCCACCGGAGAATTCTACACCAGCCAAGCCAGCGATTTAACGGCTTTAAGCCTAGAATTAACCCGTTTACAGCCCTCAGAAATCCTTTTTCCCATCAATGCCCCCGATTTAAACCGTATTTTGCGCCCCGGGGAAAAATCCGACCATCTCCCCCCCTGTTTACCCGATAGTTTTTGTTATTCTCTCCGTCCCCAAACTATCTTTACTCTCACAGAAGCGAAAAATCGTCTCCTAATCACCTATAAAATGCGTTCCCTAGAGGGGATGGGCTGCGAACATTTACCCCTCGCCATTCGCGCCGCCGGAGGCCTATTAGAATACATTGAAGATACCCAAAAAGCCAATCAAGTCCCCCTACAACCCTTAAAAACCTACTCTGTCTCGGAATTTTTGATTTTAGATGGGCAAACCCGTCGTAACCTTGAAATTACCCAAACGGTGCGCGATGGTAGCTTCTATGGTTCTCTATTATGGGCTATTGATCGCACTTGTACGGCCATGGGTAGTCGCGCTTTACGTCGTTGGTTACTGCAACCTCTCTTAGATTCTCGCGGTATTCGCGCTCGTCAAGATACTATCCAAGAGTTAAAGGATAATCCTTCCTTGCGCCAAGATATTCGGCAAAAATTAAGGGAAATCTACGATATAGAACGTTTAAGCGGTCGTGTTGGTGCAGGAACTGCTAACGCCCGCGATTTACTTTCCCTAGCGGCATCTTTAGTCAAATTGGCCGATTTAGCGGCTTTGGTTGCTTCGGGAAATTCGCCCTATTTGAAAGCTTTACAGCAAATTCCCGCCGATTTGGAAAAATTAGGCCAGCAGGTGATAGCGCATCTGGTGGAATCTCCTCCGCTGCACCTTAAGGAAGGGGGGGTGATTCGCGAGGGAATTGATGCTCAATTGGATGCCCTGCGGCGCGACTATCAGGAAGTAATCGATTGGTTTAAGAATCTAGAGACGACAGAGAAAGAAAGAACGGGTATCAGTAATCTTAAGGTTAATTATAACAAAACTTTCGGTTATTATATCAGTTTACCCCGCAGTAAAGCCGATTTCGCTCCAAAAGATTATGTGCGTAAGCAAACTTTAGTCAATGAGGAACGTTATATCACCACCGAGTTAAAGGAGAAAGAAAATATAATTCTGACGGCAGTAGATGAATTAAATAAATTAGAATACGAGATTTTTAGCGATTTACGCCGTCAAGTGGCCGAATTTTCCCCAGAAATTCGGGAAGTGGCTACAAAAGTCGCCGCTTTGGATGTGTTGGCAGCATTGGCAGAAATCGCCGTTTATCAGGGATATTGTCGCCCGGAAATCGCAGATGGTCGTCTTATCGATATTAAAGATGGTCGTCATCCCGTGGTGGAACAATCCCTTGGGGCTGGCTTTTTTGTGCCGAATTCGATTAATTTGGGCAATCAGGAGGGTTTAGAGTACCCCGACTTGATTATTCTCACCGGTCCCAATGCTAGTGGCAAAAGTTGTTATCTGCGACAGGTGGGATTAATTCAATTGTTGGCCCAAACCGGCAGTTTTGTCCCGGCCAAGTCGGCCAAAATCTCTATCTGCGATCGCATTTTCACCCGGGTGGGGGCTGTGGATGACCTCGCTACCGGCCAATCCACCTTTATGGTGGAAATGAACGAAACTGCCAATATTCTCAATCACGCCACGGAGAGATCATTAGTATTATTAGACGAAATTGGCCGGGGGACAGCCACTTTTGACGGTTTATCCATAGCTTGGTCTGTGGCGGAATATTTAGCCACGGTACTGCAATCGCGGACGATTTTCGCCACCCACTACCACGAACTGAATGAATTAGCCTCAATTTTAGAGAATGTGGCCAATTATCAGGTAACAGTCAAGGAATTACCCCATGAGATAGTATTTTTGCACCAAGTACGACCGGGAGGCGCGGATAAGTCCTACGGTATCGAAGCGGGGAGATTAGCCGGTTTACCAGCTTCTGTGATCGATCGTGCCATGCAGGTGATGGGTCAAATCGAAAAACATAGTAAAATTGCCATCGGTTTGCGTCAAGGAATTAAGAAAATTAAACCAGTTAAGTCGGATAATTCCCCCTCTCTGCAGCAGTTAGATATTTTTGATGACAGTAAGTAG
- a CDS encoding DUF1499 domain-containing protein yields MTETSDKVKKSFRLTPFIFLGILLIWLGIRLIAPDSVSLFAGTRPDYLGVREGKLAPCPATPNCVSSQSQDQVHSIEPLSYQGSGEKAIEQLAKIIASQPRTKIISQDSNYLYAEFSSQWMGFVDDLEFSLNPNKNAIDVRSASRLGESDLNVNRERVETLRKLFSVISKQ; encoded by the coding sequence ATGACTGAAACTTCCGACAAGGTGAAAAAATCTTTCCGGCTAACCCCGTTTATTTTCCTAGGAATACTGCTCATCTGGCTAGGAATTAGGTTAATTGCTCCCGATAGCGTCAGTTTATTCGCCGGTACTCGTCCCGATTATTTGGGAGTCAGGGAGGGTAAACTGGCCCCTTGTCCGGCCACTCCTAATTGTGTTAGTAGTCAGAGTCAGGATCAGGTTCATTCGATCGAACCCCTTAGTTATCAGGGTAGCGGTGAAAAAGCGATCGAGCAATTAGCTAAAATTATCGCTTCCCAACCGAGAACTAAAATTATTAGCCAAGACAGTAACTATCTCTACGCCGAATTTAGCAGTCAATGGATGGGATTTGTCGATGATCTGGAATTTTCTCTCAATCCTAACAAAAATGCGATCGATGTTCGCTCGGCCTCCCGGTTAGGAGAATCGGATTTAAATGTCAATCGAGAACGAGTGGAAACCCTGAGAAAACTCTTTTCAGTGATCAGTAAACAGTAA
- a CDS encoding SRPBCC family protein yields the protein MSSCQVFEQSIQIKASATTVERCITDLELMRRWLNPVLVCEPIGDWKTDIGGRSRFLIQIPLIQPTLKSTVIEREPGLIVWQFEGFFCGCDRWECQPNDRGTCLINRFEFAIPNPVVGWGFQQFAAKWTKKDMEAQLRRLKRVAEEIYLLSAES from the coding sequence ATGTCATCTTGTCAAGTATTTGAACAATCAATTCAGATTAAAGCTAGTGCCACGACGGTGGAGCGTTGTATCACGGATTTAGAGTTAATGCGTCGTTGGTTGAATCCAGTGTTAGTTTGTGAACCTATCGGCGATTGGAAGACCGATATCGGTGGTAGAAGTCGTTTTTTGATTCAAATCCCCCTAATTCAGCCAACGCTAAAAAGTACGGTGATTGAAAGAGAACCTGGATTAATTGTCTGGCAATTTGAAGGCTTTTTTTGCGGATGCGATCGCTGGGAATGTCAACCCAATGATCGCGGCACTTGTCTAATCAATCGTTTTGAGTTTGCCATTCCTAATCCGGTTGTGGGGTGGGGATTCCAGCAATTCGCCGCCAAATGGACTAAAAAGGATATGGAAGCGCAATTAAGACGCTTAAAACGAGTAGCCGAGGAAATTTATCTACTTTCAGCCGAAAGTTAA
- a CDS encoding DUF6972 family protein, translating to MSGINREIFLDTKHISKHLPNTPQSRRLLLRGRAIHVFKDEDTMLRVIQAIMERGEYTGNIRNYERYGLFFAEAIGCRISPDGLKSSLFYGEVKINANNQYHAIPRTRPSEG from the coding sequence ATGAGCGGAATTAATCGCGAGATTTTTCTTGACACTAAGCATATTTCTAAACATCTACCGAATACTCCACAATCACGGAGATTACTGTTACGAGGACGAGCTATTCATGTGTTTAAAGATGAAGATACAATGCTACGAGTTATTCAGGCTATCATGGAAAGGGGTGAATACACGGGAAATATTCGTAACTATGAACGCTATGGGCTATTTTTTGCCGAAGCGATTGGTTGTCGAATTAGCCCAGATGGTTTAAAGTCTTCTTTATTCTACGGCGAGGTTAAGATTAATGCAAACAACCAATATCACGCAATTCCTCGAACCCGACCTAGTGAAGGATAA
- a CDS encoding DUF427 domain-containing protein, with translation MFRPQPIPAKAGQESVWDYPRPPRLELSPKHLKIIFNGVIIADTKSSYRVLETSHPPVYYLPPQDIKMEYLQATAEKSFCEWKGLAGYYNITVGDQQAINAAWYYPDPTPEFQAIKNYLAFYPAKMTACYADGELVQPQPGNFYGGWITSDVVGPFKGVPNSWGW, from the coding sequence ATGTTTCGTCCCCAACCGATACCAGCAAAAGCAGGACAGGAATCCGTCTGGGATTATCCGCGTCCCCCGCGCCTAGAATTATCGCCTAAACACCTAAAAATTATCTTTAATGGCGTGATAATTGCCGATACTAAAAGCAGTTATCGAGTTCTAGAAACCAGTCATCCCCCAGTTTATTATCTACCACCCCAAGATATTAAAATGGAATACCTGCAAGCGACAGCAGAAAAGTCTTTTTGTGAGTGGAAAGGTTTAGCGGGATATTACAATATCACCGTTGGGGATCAACAGGCAATTAACGCCGCTTGGTATTATCCGGACCCGACACCAGAGTTTCAGGCAATTAAGAATTATTTGGCTTTTTATCCCGCCAAAATGACCGCTTGTTATGCCGACGGGGAATTAGTACAACCGCAACCGGGTAACTTTTACGGGGGATGGATAACCTCCGATGTGGTTGGTCCGTTTAAAGGCGTTCCCAATAGTTGGGGCTGGTAA
- a CDS encoding 4-hydroxybenzoate solanesyltransferase: MTISQPDLEPTWMTIIRLLRWDKPAGRLILMVPALWAVFLAADGVPPLPLIGVIVLGTLATSAAGCVVNDLWDRDIDPQVDRTRNRPLAARALSIKVGLIIALIAFFCAAILALYLNFLSFCLCLAAVPLIICYPLAKRFFPVPQLVLSLAWGFAVLICWSAVTGSLNSNTFILWGAVIFWTLAFDTIYALSDREDDLKVGINSSAIFFGKYAPEAVGVFFALTVGLLAWEGQKMQLSASFWLGLVLAAIAWLRQYRLLRQSDLPKPVYGQMFGQNVWVGFILLAAMIGGTLY; this comes from the coding sequence ATGACTATATCCCAACCCGATCTAGAACCCACTTGGATGACGATTATTCGCCTCTTGCGCTGGGATAAACCCGCCGGTAGGTTAATTTTGATGGTTCCCGCTTTATGGGCGGTATTTTTGGCGGCAGACGGGGTGCCACCACTACCCTTGATCGGGGTGATCGTTTTGGGAACTTTGGCTACTAGCGCTGCCGGCTGTGTGGTTAACGATCTTTGGGATCGGGATATCGATCCACAAGTCGATCGCACCCGTAACCGTCCTTTAGCGGCCAGAGCTTTATCGATCAAGGTTGGTTTGATTATCGCTCTGATTGCTTTCTTTTGCGCCGCAATTTTAGCTTTATATCTCAATTTCCTGAGTTTTTGCCTATGTTTAGCCGCCGTTCCCTTGATTATCTGCTATCCTCTGGCCAAGCGTTTTTTTCCTGTACCCCAATTGGTTCTTTCTCTCGCTTGGGGTTTTGCGGTTTTAATCTGTTGGAGTGCCGTCACCGGGTCCTTAAATAGTAATACATTTATATTATGGGGAGCGGTGATTTTTTGGACATTGGCATTTGATACAATTTATGCTCTGTCCGATCGAGAGGATGATCTCAAGGTTGGTATTAACTCTAGTGCCATATTTTTCGGCAAATACGCTCCAGAAGCTGTGGGGGTCTTTTTTGCCCTGACAGTGGGTTTATTGGCTTGGGAGGGGCAAAAAATGCAGTTATCAGCCTCTTTTTGGCTAGGGTTGGTTCTAGCGGCGATCGCTTGGTTGCGTCAATACCGGCTGTTACGTCAATCGGATTTACCTAAACCAGTTTATGGTCAAATGTTCGGTCAAAATGTTTGGGTCGGTTTTATTTTATTAGCAGCTATGATTGGGGGAACTTTGTATTAA
- the hemF gene encoding oxygen-dependent coproporphyrinogen oxidase: protein MTAFTTTPTLANLPASDSRSRVSELMKSLQDEICRGLEQVDGQAKFIEDSWQRPEGGGGRSRVLREGAIFEQAGVNFSEVWGKELPPSIAKQRPEAAGHQFYATGTSMVLHPHNPYIPTVHLNYRYFEAGPVWWFGGGADLTPYYAFEEDASHFHRTFKQVCDQHHPEYYPVFKRWCDEYFYLNHRQEARGIGGIFFDYQDGLDPLYRGPFAESDAAIYSEKLSPQQPRNWEEIFSFINDCGRAFLPAYVPIVQKRRSTEYGDRERQFQLYRRGRYVEFNLVYDRGTIFGLQTNGRTESILMSLPPLVRWEYCYQPAPNTPEAKLYDVFLKPQDWVNWQG from the coding sequence ATGACTGCATTCACCACAACCCCCACCCTTGCCAATTTGCCCGCCAGTGACAGCCGTAGCCGCGTCAGTGAATTGATGAAATCCCTACAGGATGAAATTTGTCGGGGATTAGAACAAGTGGATGGACAAGCAAAATTTATCGAAGATAGTTGGCAACGGCCCGAAGGTGGCGGCGGACGTTCGCGAGTTTTGCGGGAAGGGGCAATTTTTGAACAAGCAGGGGTGAATTTTTCGGAAGTTTGGGGGAAAGAATTACCTCCTAGCATTGCCAAACAACGGCCCGAGGCTGCCGGTCATCAATTTTATGCCACGGGAACCTCGATGGTCTTGCATCCTCACAATCCTTATATTCCCACGGTTCACCTCAATTATCGCTATTTTGAAGCAGGTCCGGTTTGGTGGTTTGGCGGTGGCGCTGATTTAACTCCCTACTATGCTTTTGAAGAAGATGCTAGTCATTTTCACCGCACTTTTAAACAGGTTTGCGACCAACATCATCCCGAATATTATCCCGTTTTTAAGCGCTGGTGTGATGAATATTTTTATCTCAATCATCGTCAGGAAGCCAGAGGCATCGGCGGGATTTTCTTTGATTACCAAGACGGTTTAGACCCTCTCTATCGTGGTCCTTTTGCCGAAAGTGATGCCGCTATCTATTCAGAAAAATTATCTCCCCAACAACCCCGCAACTGGGAAGAAATTTTTAGTTTCATTAATGACTGTGGCCGGGCTTTTCTACCCGCTTACGTTCCCATTGTCCAGAAACGGCGCTCGACGGAATACGGCGACAGAGAACGTCAGTTTCAACTCTATCGTCGCGGTCGTTATGTAGAATTTAATTTAGTTTATGATCGTGGCACAATTTTTGGGCTGCAAACTAACGGTCGTACCGAATCAATTTTGATGTCTTTACCTCCTTTAGTCCGTTGGGAATACTGTTATCAACCAGCACCCAACACCCCAGAAGCAAAACTCTATGATGTCTTCCTAAAACCCCAAGATTGGGTTAATTGGCAAGGTTAA
- a CDS encoding DUF6737 family protein, with translation MSNSKSDNVWDHKPRWCQPWSILLTGITLIAGCWFLTQRLWLTLLLSIPILLWWFVFLILYPRTLQQQLNTERIGESID, from the coding sequence ATGTCTAACTCGAAATCCGATAACGTTTGGGACCACAAACCCCGTTGGTGTCAACCTTGGTCGATTCTGTTGACAGGAATTACCCTGATTGCTGGGTGTTGGTTTTTAACTCAGCGTCTCTGGTTAACCCTACTCCTATCTATTCCCATACTCCTCTGGTGGTTTGTCTTCCTAATTCTTTATCCGCGGACGCTGCAGCAACAGTTAAACACAGAAAGAATCGGGGAAAGCATTGATTAA
- a CDS encoding ATP-dependent helicase produces the protein MSETKVINRENLLVNLRQQLRAGQQELADWQGGKMAISAVPGAGKSHSLAVAAAMVIAREQLHAKKQLIIVTYTRSAAASIKAKIKQRLQDLQLSAQGFSVQTLHGLALQLARRYPELSGLDLESSTLVIPTPSHRIIRNSVEKWLIADPIRYQKLLEGVEFDGEETERLRRQSVLRTEILPSLAYGAIHELKSSGLSPQQVWELSHYTDDNYQILAMASGLYQQYEILMRQKNYIDYDDMILGALRVLEEEKIRRQWQKSVFGVFEDEAQDSSPLQEKLITILAKNNDRETPNLIRVGDPNQAINSTFTPADPVYFNWFCESCQNEGNLSTMNQAGRSNTKIIEAANLVLQWVDRDWKQGKDNHKVTEAPFRVQAIIPVSAEDPQPNPVKEGKGLEIYQPDDIYQTVELIEKRLVKLLQENPQHNAAILVRENRQGHFFAQKFAHFYKSYQIRIFEANEIDRFSQIPAEMLKLLAFVERPHSPDYLKAALEVLQFRGLITAQDLNPLVTYPEQFLYPTPLDPELKSNEKIARRYCCSLLKARLELPHYQLLSFFAMTLQYSGSELATLQKLTARIYQETAGNSSLKNTINTLNEIIASERFEGVEEDNDDCYTRPGQLTIITMHKAKGLDWDYVFIPFLHEDIIPGKPWVPNGAKFLGDFSLAEVARAQIRAAVHQRYLNPDRIPIIPPPLSAWLEAGQLKKAEEYRLLYVAMTRAKRLLWMSSEKKAPFRWNTFRGDESSQLQDKNPCPVFPVLINAFPDSFCV, from the coding sequence ATGAGCGAAACTAAAGTAATTAATCGAGAAAATTTACTGGTCAATCTCCGGCAACAACTGCGCGCAGGACAACAGGAATTAGCCGATTGGCAAGGGGGAAAAATGGCCATTTCTGCGGTGCCGGGGGCGGGAAAATCCCACAGTTTGGCCGTAGCTGCCGCTATGGTTATTGCTCGTGAGCAACTTCATGCTAAAAAACAGTTAATTATTGTCACCTACACGCGCTCGGCTGCCGCTAGTATTAAAGCTAAAATTAAACAACGCTTGCAAGATTTACAACTTTCAGCCCAAGGTTTCAGCGTCCAAACTCTGCACGGACTGGCCCTACAATTAGCCCGTCGTTACCCGGAATTATCGGGATTAGACCTCGAATCTTCTACCTTAGTTATTCCGACTCCTAGCCACAGAATTATTAGAAACTCGGTGGAAAAATGGCTAATTGCCGATCCAATTCGTTATCAAAAGTTATTAGAAGGAGTAGAATTTGATGGGGAAGAAACCGAAAGATTACGCCGTCAATCGGTGCTGAGAACCGAAATTTTACCTAGTCTTGCCTATGGGGCTATTCATGAGCTAAAAAGTTCGGGATTATCACCGCAGCAAGTCTGGGAATTAAGCCACTATACCGACGATAATTATCAAATTCTCGCTATGGCTAGTGGTTTGTACCAACAGTATGAAATCCTGATGCGTCAGAAAAACTACATAGATTATGATGACATGATTTTAGGAGCCTTGCGAGTATTAGAGGAAGAAAAAATTCGCCGACAATGGCAAAAATCTGTCTTTGGAGTCTTTGAAGATGAGGCACAGGATTCTAGTCCTCTCCAAGAAAAACTAATTACTATTTTAGCAAAAAATAATGACAGGGAAACACCTAATTTAATTCGCGTCGGCGATCCCAATCAAGCCATTAATTCTACCTTTACACCCGCCGATCCTGTTTACTTTAATTGGTTTTGTGAAAGTTGTCAAAACGAAGGCAATTTATCCACTATGAACCAAGCAGGTCGCAGCAATACTAAAATTATCGAAGCTGCTAATTTAGTGTTACAATGGGTCGATCGAGATTGGAAACAGGGGAAAGATAATCATAAAGTTACCGAGGCTCCTTTTCGGGTTCAAGCGATTATTCCCGTCAGTGCTGAAGATCCCCAACCTAATCCAGTTAAGGAGGGAAAAGGATTAGAAATTTATCAACCCGATGACATTTATCAAACAGTAGAATTAATTGAAAAACGTCTAGTTAAATTACTCCAAGAAAATCCTCAACATAATGCGGCTATCCTCGTTAGAGAAAATCGACAAGGACACTTTTTTGCTCAAAAATTCGCCCATTTTTATAAAAGTTATCAAATCAGAATTTTTGAAGCTAACGAGATCGATCGCTTTTCTCAAATTCCCGCCGAAATGCTGAAACTATTAGCTTTTGTCGAACGTCCCCACTCTCCCGATTATCTCAAAGCGGCTTTAGAAGTGCTACAATTTAGGGGTTTAATTACTGCCCAAGACTTAAATCCTTTAGTTACCTATCCCGAACAATTTCTTTATCCCACTCCCCTCGATCCTGAACTGAAATCTAACGAAAAAATTGCCCGTCGTTATTGTTGCAGTTTACTAAAAGCTAGATTAGAATTACCCCATTATCAACTCCTATCTTTTTTCGCTATGACTCTCCAATATTCTGGGTCGGAATTAGCTACATTGCAAAAATTAACCGCCCGTATTTATCAGGAAACTGCTGGTAATAGTTCTCTAAAAAATACAATTAATACTCTCAATGAAATTATCGCCTCTGAGCGCTTTGAAGGAGTGGAAGAAGATAACGATGATTGTTATACTCGTCCCGGACAACTGACGATTATTACTATGCACAAAGCCAAGGGTTTAGACTGGGATTATGTTTTTATTCCCTTTCTTCACGAAGATATTATCCCGGGTAAACCTTGGGTTCCCAATGGGGCGAAATTTTTGGGAGATTTTAGCCTTGCAGAAGTGGCCAGAGCGCAAATTCGAGCAGCGGTTCACCAACGCTATTTAAACCCCGACAGAATACCAATTATTCCCCCACCTTTAAGCGCTTGGTTAGAAGCTGGACAACTTAAAAAAGCCGAAGAATACCGACTTCTATATGTAGCGATGACGCGAGCAAAAAGACTTTTATGGATGTCGAGTGAAAAAAAAGCTCCTTTCCGTTGGAACACTTTTCGCGGGGATGAAAGTAGTCAATTACAGGATAAAAATCCCTGTCCTGTCTTTCCTGTTTTAATCAATGCTTTCCCCGATTCTTTCTGTGTTTAA